The following DNA comes from Cellulophaga sp. HaHa_2_95.
AGTTTTCAAAAATACATTCTGAACAATATCTTCTGCTAACGTATGGTCATTTATTAGGCTCATTGCATACCCATACAACCTTCTATGATATTTATCTAATAGAAACATATAGGCTTTTTCATCTCCCTTTCTGAGGCTCTTAATCAATTCTGAATTGTTTGTGAAGTCCATTTGCGGCATTTATAAGAACGCCACAATACTATGAATATCACAATTAATATCCAAATATTATGTGAAATTGAAAAAAATATGTGTCAAAAGTAAGGGTATTGCTATTTGGTCTTGTATTACTAATATGAAACTTCAAAGAAACATGTATAGATGATTGAAGATGAAATTAATAATTGTCTACTGAGGTACCTAAACAACTCAGCCACAGGTGCTGATTTAGACATCTTAAATAATTGGATTCAAAAGCCATCTAATGAGATACTTTTTAAAGAATATATTGAAACACATTTTGCAATTAATATTGGCATGAATAAAGTAGACTCTTCAGAAATACGAAAAATACTTCTTAAGGAAATTCGTAAAGAAAAAAATACTTTTTATCGTATAAAACCAAAATCAATACTAAAGTATGTGGCTGTAGGCTTTCTGTTTTTAGGGATGGGCTACATTTTTCAAACAATAATAGGTAAATCTAAGCTAGAAAATATTCCGCTTCCAATAGAAGAGGCTATTACATTAGAGTTAGATAATGGAAATATAAAAATTATCTCTGAAGACGGTACAACAAAAATTGTGGATGTTGACGGACAAGTTGTAGGCAAGCAAAAAGGACAACAGTTAGTATATTCAAATGATGTAGATGTAGCTACAGAAACTTATAACACCCTTTCAGTACCTTATGGAAAAAGATTTGATTTAAATCTTTCTGACGGCACTAAAGTTCATCTTAATGCAGGCAGTTCTCTTCGTTACCCCGTAAAATTCATATCTGGAAAAATTAGGCAAGTTTTTTTAAAAGGTGAGGCCTATTTTGATGTCGCTGAAAATAAAAAAAACCCATTTATAGTGAATGCCTACGAACTAAATGTACAAGTTGTAGGAACAGAATTTAATGTTGTTGCGTACCCTGAGAATATGAATACAGATGTAATTCTTGTTGAAGGCTCGGTAGGTCTATATGAAAGTAATGAAGAGTTTGATATAGCTAAAAACACCATGTTACAACCTGGATTTAAAGCTAGTTTTGATAAAGAGCATAAAACAATTAATACAGGTAAAGTAAATACTACGCTTTATACTTCTTGGATAGATGGCACTATATTTTTTAGAAATGAACCTTTTGACAATATTATAAAAAGTTTAGAACGCCAGTATAATACTATCATAATTAATAACAACAAGACTCTAGGCAATGAAACATTTAACGCTAGTATTGAAGTTGAGAGAGAAAGTTTAGAAGAGGTACTGAACTACTTTAATAAGGTGTATGCCATAGAATACCAAGTTGTGAATAACAAAGTGATTATAAACTAACTCAAAAAATAAGAATATATGATATAAAAACTATGAATGATGAGCATTGAAAAATAGGAGTACTTCATCCATTTTAATAGGATAAAAAAAATCGGAAAATGCGCTAACATTCCCCGATTATAAAATGTGATTAATACTCTAAATAAATTAACCACCATAACACGCTAAATATATGAAAAAAGCACTAAACCCTTTTGCTCAAAGTATTGGGGTACCAAAAATTGATCTCAAAATGAAATTATCCTTGTTATTTTTAGTGATAACCATGTTCTCTTTGCAAGCTAATACAGCTTATTCTCAAAAAACAAAGATTTCATTAAATATGAATAATGTTACCATGTCACAGGTAATTGATGAAATAGAAGTTAAGACCGAATTTAAATTCATCTTTAATACTAAAGCTTTAGATTTAAAAAGGTTGGTTTCTATAAATGTTGAACAGCTTACAGTAGATAAAATATTAGAAAAGTTATTCAACCAAACCAAAACGACTTTTGAAATAGATAATAAGAAAATTCTTCTTCGACAAATAAAGGCGAATAATGTAGTTTCTGTTGATGCATCTAAAGTAGTTGTTTCTCAAGACTTTCAAGTTAGTGGGATCGTTACAGATGAAACAGGGGCTCCATTACCAGGAGCTAGTATTGTAGAGAAAGGTACTACTAATGGGACACAAACTGATTTTGATGGTAAATTTTCTTTAAATGTAGTGGATCAAAATGCTATACTTTTAGTTTCTTATATAGGTTTCGTAAGAAAAGAAGTTCCGTCAAATAGCGGAGGCCTCTTATCTATTGTATTAAAAGAAGATTCTGCTAAATTAGATGAAATAGTGGTTGTTGGTTATGGAACACAGAAAAAATCTGACATTACGGGTTCAATTGCTTCGGTAAAAAGTGAAGACTTTAATCAAGGGGTAGTGACAAACCCAGGACAACTTTTACAAGGTAAATTAGCGGGAGTTAATGTAGCTGCTGTAAGTGGTGAGCCTGGTGCTGCACAAAATATTATTGTACGTGGTGTAGGAAGTCTTAGATCTGGAACAACACCTCTTTTTGTAATTGATGGTTTTCCTATTGATAATAGCACAACGGGCTTAGATTCTAATCCTTTAAACTTTATAAACCCCCAAGATATAGCATCTATGGATGTTCTAAAAGATGCTTCTGCTACGGCAATTTATGGAGCTCGTGCGGCTAACGGTGTTATTGTGATTACTACCAAAAAAGGGGAAACCGGCAAAACTAAGATGAACTTGTCGGTTTCGACAGCTATAGCTAATCTTTCAAATAAAATAGACGTGTTTAGCGCTTCTGAATTTAGACAACAAGTGTCTGCAGTTGGTGGCACTTTAGATGATCAAGGAGGAAATACTGACTGGCAAGATGCATTGACAAGAACGGCAGTATCAAAAAATATAAACTTCTCTATGAGTGGTGGTGCTAGTGATAAGTTTTCTTATTTCGTATCTACTGGCTTTGATAATCAAGAAGGTATTTTAGAAAATAGTTCATTAAAGCGATATTCAGGTAGAGTAAACTTAAACCAGAAAGCTTTAGACGGACGTTTTAATGTTGATTTTAATTTAACAGCTTCAAGAGTATTGAATGAAAGGTCTGATGATGGATCTGCAGAGAATACTGTTAATGAGCAGAGTACGATTATAGATATGTTGCAACTGAACCCAACCATTCCTGTATTTACTGATGGGCAGCCAACTTTTTTAGATGAACGTTTAAATCCAGTTCTTCGTAATCAAATTTACTCAGATTTAGCGAACCAAAACCGAATTTTGGCTAATATTTCGCCATCTTTTGAAATC
Coding sequences within:
- a CDS encoding FecR family protein translates to MIEDEINNCLLRYLNNSATGADLDILNNWIQKPSNEILFKEYIETHFAINIGMNKVDSSEIRKILLKEIRKEKNTFYRIKPKSILKYVAVGFLFLGMGYIFQTIIGKSKLENIPLPIEEAITLELDNGNIKIISEDGTTKIVDVDGQVVGKQKGQQLVYSNDVDVATETYNTLSVPYGKRFDLNLSDGTKVHLNAGSSLRYPVKFISGKIRQVFLKGEAYFDVAENKKNPFIVNAYELNVQVVGTEFNVVAYPENMNTDVILVEGSVGLYESNEEFDIAKNTMLQPGFKASFDKEHKTINTGKVNTTLYTSWIDGTIFFRNEPFDNIIKSLERQYNTIIINNNKTLGNETFNASIEVERESLEEVLNYFNKVYAIEYQVVNNKVIIN